From one candidate division KSB1 bacterium genomic stretch:
- a CDS encoding VOC family protein, which produces MPDSLDRILLAVRSIEEAVAFYRGVLGARVKMRHPDLCILTLGGIELCLQLERPELADERPVKHGFAFGFSAGDLDAAYNELRTKKDAHVLTTPRESRLGRYFEIVDPDGHIIRFTERR; this is translated from the coding sequence ATGCCCGATTCTCTCGACCGGATCCTGCTCGCAGTGCGATCCATTGAAGAGGCCGTCGCCTTCTACCGTGGCGTGTTGGGGGCGAGGGTAAAGATGCGCCACCCCGACCTCTGTATTCTCACCCTGGGGGGCATCGAACTGTGCCTGCAGCTGGAGCGGCCGGAGCTTGCGGACGAGCGCCCGGTGAAGCACGGCTTTGCCTTCGGCTTCAGCGCCGGCGATCTGGACGCGGCCTACAACGAGTTGCGCACCAAGAAGGACGCCCACGTGCTCACCACGCCGCGGGAGTCCCGGCTGGGACGGTATTTTGAAATCGTCGACCCGGACGGGCATATCATCCGCTTCACCGAGCGCCGCTGA